One Desulfolucanica intricata genomic region harbors:
- a CDS encoding sigma 54-interacting transcriptional regulator translates to MTTGKAALPKDSLDVQELIKNELTLINSLSKNAIIAIDYTGRVIAFNKASEEVFNISADKVMGRIISDVMPGNPEIGLLKVLRTGKSHIGRKFIEGNTLYVANRTPIIKNNVIIGAIGIAQEISELQQVVSELDSVKEMKTTLETILDTGYDGYLLIDKDGYIVSLNKAFAKLIGVKPEEVGGKHVKEVVPETELHLVPSLGKSQIAEVVNLNGREVVVMRSPIKKDGRTIGAVSKVIFKDVDGFISSARRVYSSQRKKTLDFNQAVGVRYTLDNLIGSCPEMINLKQTIQRVANGPSTVLIRGESGTGKELIAQAVHVSSNRCLGPFVKVNCAAIPENLLESELFGYVEGAFTGAKKGGQIGKFEQANGGTIFLDEIGDMPLVMQAKLLRVLQEKEVERLGDNQTRKVDVRVVAATNRPLEELIEKNSFREDLFYRLNVVTLNVPPLRERIEDLRILTNYFLAKFNAAFGLNVSNLSNEAWSVLENYHWPGNVRELENVIEFAFNMVDSEVIDLVHLPDKLQIAGQNKQLNSEHHKVLNDWVEQAEKDAIIHTLTVTNGNKKQASQILGISRAWLYKKIAQYNINL, encoded by the coding sequence ATGACCACCGGTAAAGCAGCATTACCTAAAGATTCTTTGGACGTTCAAGAACTGATTAAAAACGAATTGACATTGATAAATTCACTTAGTAAAAATGCTATTATTGCCATTGATTATACGGGCCGGGTAATAGCTTTTAACAAGGCCAGTGAAGAGGTATTTAATATTTCGGCTGACAAAGTAATGGGCCGTATTATTTCCGATGTAATGCCCGGTAATCCCGAAATTGGGTTGCTAAAGGTATTAAGAACGGGAAAGTCACATATCGGTCGTAAGTTTATTGAGGGTAATACTCTATATGTAGCTAACAGAACACCGATTATAAAAAATAATGTAATTATAGGGGCAATAGGAATAGCCCAGGAAATCTCAGAGCTGCAGCAAGTAGTATCCGAACTGGATTCTGTAAAAGAGATGAAGACTACTCTGGAAACTATCCTTGATACCGGCTATGATGGCTACCTATTGATTGATAAAGACGGTTATATTGTTAGTTTGAATAAGGCTTTTGCTAAATTAATTGGTGTTAAACCGGAAGAGGTTGGCGGAAAGCACGTTAAAGAAGTAGTACCTGAAACTGAACTGCATTTAGTGCCTTCGTTAGGTAAATCTCAAATTGCTGAGGTAGTTAACCTAAATGGCCGTGAGGTTGTGGTCATGCGCAGTCCTATAAAAAAAGACGGGCGAACTATCGGTGCAGTTAGTAAGGTTATATTCAAGGATGTGGATGGATTTATTTCTTCAGCCAGACGGGTATATTCCTCACAAAGGAAAAAAACTTTAGATTTTAACCAGGCTGTTGGTGTTCGATACACTTTAGATAATTTAATCGGCAGCTGCCCGGAGATGATAAACTTAAAGCAAACTATACAGCGTGTAGCCAACGGACCTTCGACTGTTTTAATTCGTGGGGAGAGTGGAACCGGTAAAGAGCTAATAGCCCAGGCCGTTCATGTTAGTTCTAATCGCTGTCTGGGACCTTTCGTTAAAGTAAACTGTGCAGCAATTCCTGAAAACCTGTTAGAATCTGAATTATTTGGTTATGTTGAAGGCGCCTTTACCGGGGCAAAAAAGGGTGGTCAAATCGGCAAATTTGAGCAGGCTAACGGCGGAACTATCTTTCTTGATGAAATTGGGGATATGCCTCTGGTTATGCAGGCTAAGCTTTTAAGGGTGCTGCAGGAGAAGGAAGTTGAGCGGCTGGGGGATAACCAAACCCGTAAGGTTGATGTAAGAGTAGTGGCAGCCACTAACCGGCCATTGGAAGAATTAATTGAGAAAAACAGTTTTCGGGAAGATCTGTTTTACCGCTTAAATGTAGTAACCTTAAATGTACCGCCTTTGCGTGAACGTATTGAGGATTTGCGAATATTAACTAATTACTTTCTGGCAAAATTTAATGCTGCCTTTGGTTTAAATGTATCTAACCTTTCCAACGAGGCCTGGAGTGTATTGGAGAATTATCATTGGCCCGGTAATGTGCGGGAATTGGAAAATGTAATCGAGTTCGCCTTTAATATGGTAGACAGCGAAGTGATTGATTTAGTTCATTTACCCGACAAACTTCAAATAGCTGGACAAAACAAACAGCTTAATTCTGAACATCATAAAGTCCTTAATGATTGGGTAGAGCAGGCCGAGAAAGATGCTATAATACATACCCTGACAGTTACAAATGGAAATAAAAAACAGGCTTCTCAAATACTGGGTATATCGCGGGCCTGGCTCTATAAAAAAATTGCGCAGTACAATATAAACCTCTAG
- a CDS encoding sigma 54-interacting transcriptional regulator, translated as MTAGNIVNMPKESYDVRGIIAKELPVLNSIYNGIIAVDHKGRVVVYNKGCEGIFKVPAEKALGSYIKDVIPYTGLLKVLKTGKSHIGRKFVQGNSLYVVNRTPIIKDNVLIGAVGVTQDITELQTVVNELDSAKEMKNTLETILDTAHDGYLVINKDGYIMTLNGAFAELLEIRPEDAIGKHVKEVVAETELHLVPHTGKAQIGEVLRLKGREAVVMRYPVKKEGRIIGAVSKVMFKDVKQFISSAKKIYSMQSQIIANPENIDGVRYTVDSLIGDSLPMRRLKSTIRRIAAGPSTILIRGESGTGKELVAHAIHINSNRSLGPFVKVNCAAVPENLLESELFGYVEGAFTGAKKGGQIGKFERANGGTIFLDEIGDMPLVMQAKLLRVLQEKEIERLGDSRPRRVDVRVVAATNRPLEELIKENNFREDLYYRLNVVTLNLPPLRERIEDIRDLTQHFLAKYKFEFGLNITGLSSEAWNIFESYNWPGNVRELENVIERAFNMVDGQIIDVVHLPPYLQKFGKTKRRSLHKNLPSLLEQVERDAIIEALSATDGNKMQAAKILGISRAWLYKKIAQYNIKA; from the coding sequence GTGACAGCAGGTAATATAGTAAACATGCCAAAGGAATCGTATGATGTCCGGGGAATTATAGCTAAAGAGCTGCCTGTGTTAAATTCAATATATAATGGTATTATTGCCGTTGACCATAAAGGTAGGGTTGTAGTTTATAACAAAGGTTGTGAGGGAATATTTAAGGTTCCGGCTGAAAAGGCACTGGGGAGTTATATTAAGGACGTGATACCCTATACGGGGTTACTTAAGGTCTTAAAAACAGGGAAATCACATATCGGTCGTAAATTTGTACAGGGTAATTCTCTCTATGTAGTTAACCGAACCCCCATTATAAAAGATAATGTTCTGATCGGGGCAGTTGGGGTAACCCAAGACATTACGGAACTACAAACAGTAGTTAACGAATTAGACTCTGCTAAAGAAATGAAAAATACACTGGAGACAATTCTTGATACCGCTCATGACGGTTACCTTGTAATAAATAAAGATGGATACATCATGACATTGAATGGAGCTTTTGCCGAGCTTCTTGAGATCAGGCCGGAAGATGCTATTGGTAAACACGTAAAGGAAGTAGTAGCTGAAACTGAACTGCATTTGGTACCACATACCGGAAAAGCGCAAATTGGTGAAGTCTTAAGGCTAAAGGGCCGGGAAGCTGTGGTTATGCGTTATCCTGTAAAAAAAGAAGGACGCATTATCGGTGCAGTTAGCAAGGTAATGTTTAAAGATGTAAAGCAATTTATTTCTTCAGCCAAAAAGATATATTCCATGCAAAGCCAGATTATAGCAAACCCTGAGAATATTGACGGTGTTCGCTACACTGTAGATAGTTTAATCGGTGACAGTCTGCCTATGAGACGGTTAAAATCAACTATCCGGCGCATAGCCGCCGGACCTTCAACCATTTTAATTCGCGGAGAGAGCGGAACCGGTAAGGAACTTGTGGCCCACGCCATACATATTAACTCTAATCGCTCTTTGGGTCCCTTTGTTAAAGTAAATTGTGCGGCAGTTCCGGAAAACCTGTTGGAATCGGAATTGTTTGGTTATGTTGAGGGTGCTTTTACCGGGGCCAAAAAAGGTGGTCAAATCGGTAAATTTGAACGGGCTAACGGGGGTACTATTTTCCTTGATGAAATTGGAGACATGCCGCTGGTTATGCAGGCCAAGCTTTTAAGGGTGCTGCAGGAGAAGGAAATTGAGCGCCTGGGAGACAGCCGACCCCGCCGGGTTGATGTACGGGTTGTGGCTGCCACTAACCGGCCGCTGGAAGAATTAATTAAAGAAAATAATTTCCGGGAAGACTTGTATTATCGTTTAAACGTAGTAACATTAAATTTACCGCCTCTGCGTGAGCGTATTGAAGATATTCGCGATTTGACACAGCATTTCCTGGCTAAATATAAGTTTGAATTTGGTTTAAATATAACCGGTCTTTCCAGTGAAGCCTGGAATATTTTTGAAAGTTATAATTGGCCCGGTAATGTTCGGGAATTGGAAAATGTAATTGAGCGAGCCTTTAATATGGTTGACGGTCAGATAATTGATGTGGTTCATTTGCCTCCTTATCTGCAAAAGTTCGGTAAGACCAAACGCCGCTCACTGCATAAAAATCTTCCCTCATTGTTGGAACAGGTGGAGAGAGATGCAATCATTGAGGCTCTGTCTGCCACTGACGGGAATAAAATGCAGGCTGCAAAAATCCTGGGTATATCCCGGGCCTGGTTATATAAAAAGATCGCCCAGTATAATATTAAAGCATAG
- a CDS encoding VWA domain-containing protein, with protein MDNELYIKIFSEIRDEHNRSLEFMLARFVHILRHLDVRVSAAETIDALKALSLVDVMDRNQVKAALRGTLIKSELQQRVFESAFNNYFLPPEEKENLRLEQKQAEQERLTEIQEAEQELIQGMQEGEYPWSESLLNNLKLSDKQKETYARLPEAEKQRLKNVLTSFKGNNINSPDTLISQVLESSLNFWRYHLMKNEEIIESQQISEDNLTGIEELDEVIQRINAEFYRDPQDSILHQDMKNISDENLPRVMLLIKKMTKKLATRVSRRTRYSKKKRIIDIRRSIRQNISYGGIPLELRYRVKRIQKPRLILICDVSASMARYARFVIQFIYGLSAVVKDIDSFIFSEDLEQITSVFKRKKGFTETMAELVNDSSVWGQATDFNKALETFTQKYQNLLTSETYLIIMSDSKTLAVEQAANKLKHIRKNVKEVIWLNTLPRQEWQQYKSVFTFQQCSRMFECYTLAHLDKVMRSQILLF; from the coding sequence ATGGATAACGAGCTGTATATTAAAATTTTTTCGGAAATAAGAGATGAACATAACCGGTCTTTGGAGTTTATGCTGGCCCGATTTGTCCACATTCTTCGCCATCTTGATGTTCGGGTCAGTGCTGCGGAAACCATAGATGCATTAAAAGCTTTATCCCTGGTTGATGTTATGGATCGTAATCAGGTCAAGGCAGCCTTAAGAGGAACCCTTATTAAAAGTGAGCTGCAGCAGAGAGTTTTTGAGTCAGCTTTTAACAATTATTTTTTGCCCCCTGAGGAAAAAGAGAACCTTCGATTAGAGCAAAAGCAGGCCGAGCAGGAGCGACTGACTGAAATTCAGGAAGCTGAACAGGAGCTTATACAAGGAATGCAGGAAGGTGAATATCCCTGGAGTGAGAGTTTGTTAAATAATCTAAAACTCTCGGATAAACAAAAAGAAACTTATGCCCGTTTACCTGAAGCAGAAAAGCAGCGGTTAAAAAACGTTCTAACAAGTTTTAAGGGCAATAACATAAACAGTCCGGACACATTAATTTCTCAGGTTTTAGAGTCATCTTTGAATTTTTGGCGTTATCATTTGATGAAAAATGAGGAGATAATTGAGTCACAGCAGATATCTGAAGACAATCTTACCGGTATTGAAGAACTTGATGAAGTAATTCAAAGGATTAATGCTGAGTTTTACAGGGACCCGCAGGATAGTATACTCCATCAGGATATGAAAAATATATCTGATGAAAATTTGCCCCGGGTAATGTTACTGATTAAAAAAATGACTAAAAAACTGGCTACCAGGGTTTCCCGCCGTACACGGTACAGTAAGAAGAAACGTATTATCGATATTCGCCGCAGTATCAGGCAAAATATCAGTTACGGAGGGATTCCGCTTGAACTTCGCTACCGGGTAAAAAGGATTCAAAAACCCCGGTTGATATTAATTTGTGATGTTTCGGCTTCCATGGCGCGGTATGCACGGTTTGTTATTCAGTTTATTTACGGTCTTTCCGCTGTGGTAAAGGATATTGACAGTTTTATTTTTTCCGAAGATTTAGAGCAAATTACTTCTGTATTTAAACGAAAAAAAGGATTTACGGAAACAATGGCCGAATTAGTTAATGACAGCAGTGTTTGGGGGCAGGCTACGGATTTTAACAAGGCTTTAGAAACCTTCACACAAAAATATCAAAACCTGTTAACGAGTGAGACTTATCTTATTATTATGTCAGACAGCAAGACTTTAGCGGTTGAACAAGCAGCTAACAAGTTAAAACATATTCGAAAAAATGTTAAAGAAGTTATTTGGCTAAATACCCTGCCCCGCCAGGAGTGGCAGCAATATAAATCCGTTTTTACTTTTCAACAGTGTTCCCGTATGTTTGAATGCTATACCCTTGCCCATTTAGATAAAGTGATGAGAAGTCAAATTTTGTTATTTTAA
- a CDS encoding AAA family ATPase has product MELTVTALQEKLEQQGYICDSELATTVFLALKLEKPLLVEGAPGVGKTEIAKVLSRAFGLKLIRLQCYEGLDENKALYEWNYQRQLLKIQILKDREGADFIEKDLFSEDYLLERPLLKAIRAEQRPVLLIDECDKVDEPFEAFLFEILSDFQVSVPELGTLQARNIPIVVLTSNGEREISDGLKRRCIYLYINYPSVEKEVRILRTKVPEAGEQLSLQVARAVGFIRSNLELIKQPSISETIDWARALVTLSIDSLNEKVLEQTISVLLKNNDDIRNLQKTGLGNIINAARGAGEKTGGSCHCNH; this is encoded by the coding sequence TTGGAATTAACTGTAACAGCTTTACAAGAAAAATTAGAACAGCAGGGATATATATGTGATTCTGAATTGGCAACTACGGTTTTTTTAGCTCTAAAGTTGGAAAAGCCCTTGTTGGTAGAAGGTGCCCCCGGAGTTGGGAAAACAGAGATTGCCAAGGTTTTAAGCAGGGCCTTTGGCCTGAAACTTATTCGTCTGCAGTGTTATGAAGGTTTGGATGAAAATAAAGCCCTCTATGAATGGAATTACCAGCGTCAGCTTTTAAAAATTCAAATTTTGAAGGATCGGGAAGGGGCAGATTTCATTGAAAAAGATTTGTTTAGCGAAGATTACCTCTTAGAGCGGCCTTTGCTTAAGGCAATCAGGGCTGAGCAAAGACCTGTTTTACTGATTGACGAGTGTGATAAGGTAGATGAACCGTTTGAGGCTTTTTTATTTGAAATCTTATCTGATTTTCAGGTTTCCGTACCGGAATTGGGGACCCTGCAGGCCCGCAATATACCTATAGTTGTTTTAACCAGTAATGGGGAGCGGGAAATCTCAGACGGATTAAAGAGGCGATGTATCTATCTCTATATAAATTATCCTTCGGTGGAAAAAGAGGTGCGGATCCTGCGCACTAAAGTTCCTGAAGCCGGAGAGCAGCTTTCTCTGCAGGTAGCCCGGGCTGTCGGTTTTATCAGGTCTAATTTGGAATTGATTAAACAGCCCTCGATATCTGAAACAATAGACTGGGCCAGGGCACTGGTAACCCTTAGTATTGACTCACTGAATGAGAAGGTGCTGGAACAAACTATAAGTGTGCTGCTTAAAAATAATGATGATATCCGGAATCTGCAAAAGACCGGATTAGGCAATATAATTAATGCTGCCCGGGGTGCCGGGGAAAAAACCGGCGGCAGCTGCCACTGTAATCACTGA
- the trmL gene encoding tRNA (uridine(34)/cytosine(34)/5-carboxymethylaminomethyluridine(34)-2'-O)-methyltransferase TrmL produces MHIVLVEPEIPANTGNIARTCAVTGSVLHLVHPLGFSTEDKYLKRAGLDYWHLVEIYHHDNFESLRLKYPEGTFFYITTKARKHYDEVKYGPNDFLVFGKETKGLPESLLRANKDYCVRIPMISGARSLNLANSAAIIIYEALRQQGFPGLK; encoded by the coding sequence TTGCATATTGTTTTAGTCGAGCCCGAAATACCCGCAAATACAGGAAATATTGCCCGTACTTGTGCTGTTACCGGCTCTGTATTGCACCTGGTGCACCCTTTGGGATTTTCTACGGAGGACAAATATTTAAAGCGGGCCGGCTTGGATTACTGGCACCTGGTGGAGATATATCATCATGATAATTTTGAATCTTTAAGATTGAAATATCCGGAAGGCACATTTTTTTATATTACAACTAAGGCCCGTAAGCATTATGATGAGGTTAAATACGGGCCAAATGATTTTCTGGTATTCGGTAAAGAAACAAAAGGACTACCGGAAAGTTTACTGCGGGCCAATAAAGATTACTGTGTACGTATACCAATGATTTCAGGCGCACGCTCTCTAAATTTAGCTAATTCAGCAGCCATAATCATTTATGAGGCATTGCGCCAGCAGGGTTTTCCGGGACTTAAGTAA
- the nth gene encoding endonuclease III translates to MFLSDYGEKKRVADILKQLERSYPNANTALHYKNEFELLVAVILSAQCTDKQVNKVTEKLFKKYRTPEDFAKLSPEELAVEIKGCGLYRSKAFYIVQTARELVNKHHSRVPDNRTELESLPGVGRKTANVVLSVAFGQAAMPVDTHVHRVAGRLGLASGKNPLETEKELIAKIPPPLRKDFHHRLITLGREICTARKPHCSNCPLLSLCPGNKTT, encoded by the coding sequence TTGTTTTTGTCAGATTACGGGGAAAAGAAAAGAGTTGCTGATATTTTAAAGCAGCTGGAAAGAAGCTACCCAAATGCCAACACTGCTCTACATTATAAAAATGAGTTTGAGTTGTTGGTAGCAGTAATATTGTCAGCTCAGTGTACGGATAAACAAGTTAATAAAGTTACGGAGAAATTATTTAAAAAATATCGAACACCGGAAGATTTTGCCAAATTGTCTCCTGAAGAACTGGCTGTAGAAATCAAAGGCTGTGGTCTTTATAGAAGTAAAGCTTTTTATATAGTGCAAACCGCCCGGGAATTAGTGAATAAACATCATTCCAGGGTTCCTGATAACAGAACGGAACTGGAAAGTTTACCCGGAGTAGGGCGCAAAACTGCCAATGTGGTCTTAAGTGTGGCCTTTGGGCAGGCTGCTATGCCGGTTGATACCCATGTACACCGGGTGGCCGGCCGGTTAGGACTGGCCTCCGGTAAGAACCCTCTTGAAACGGAAAAAGAGCTTATAGCTAAAATCCCTCCGCCCCTGAGAAAGGATTTTCATCACCGGCTGATTACTCTAGGGAGAGAAATATGTACTGCCAGAAAGCCGCACTGTTCGAACTGTCCCTTGCTTAGCCTTTGTCCGGGTAATAAGACGACATAA
- a CDS encoding CoA-binding protein: MGQNPSKNEIRDLLHQSKNIAIVGLSNKPDRDSYMVGNYLKNHGYKIFPVNPMIDEVLGEKAYPSLSDVSEKIDIVNIFRRSSEVLPIVEEAVKLKPRAIWMQLGVENETAARIAREAGLMVIMNHCIKVDHHRLVGD, from the coding sequence ATGGGGCAAAATCCCAGTAAAAACGAAATTAGGGATTTATTACACCAAAGTAAAAATATAGCTATAGTTGGTTTATCCAATAAACCGGACCGGGATAGTTATATGGTTGGTAATTATTTAAAAAATCATGGTTATAAGATTTTTCCGGTTAACCCAATGATTGATGAGGTATTGGGAGAGAAAGCCTACCCGTCTTTATCTGATGTTTCGGAAAAAATTGATATTGTAAATATTTTTAGACGCAGTTCGGAGGTGCTTCCAATAGTGGAGGAGGCAGTAAAGCTAAAGCCGCGGGCAATTTGGATGCAGCTTGGAGTAGAAAATGAAACCGCTGCCCGGATTGCCAGGGAAGCGGGATTGATGGTAATAATGAATCACTGTATAAAAGTTGATCACCACAGGTTGGTGGGGGATTAA
- a CDS encoding DUF4912 domain-containing protein — protein sequence MTTVVPWLIGAAILLLVIFSLLRPILKRPAKKTAAEKPLFTQETAEELVPVKIEYTAPAPSPPKEPEIHLTKTYGSDRMVLMVRDPDWLYAYWEITATKQEEFNQNYGPSAWRSSEPVLRVYDVTGISFNGENANYYKDISINNDADSWHINVGEPNRAFCVDLGRKLADGRFVTLLRSNIVCTPRAGLSDCLDEEWMWIEGIYRYMGKWQYGLSSPTIVEQFGPEKGVIPLGISSPGFTEKHS from the coding sequence ATGACTACCGTTGTTCCATGGCTAATTGGGGCTGCGATTTTATTGCTGGTGATATTTTCGCTGCTCAGGCCAATTCTAAAGCGCCCCGCTAAAAAAACAGCTGCCGAAAAACCGCTGTTCACACAGGAAACTGCAGAGGAGCTGGTACCTGTAAAAATTGAGTACACAGCTCCGGCTCCTTCACCGCCCAAAGAGCCGGAAATTCATCTAACTAAAACCTACGGTTCTGACCGAATGGTTCTAATGGTTCGGGATCCGGACTGGTTATATGCATATTGGGAAATTACAGCTACCAAGCAGGAGGAGTTTAACCAAAATTATGGCCCGTCAGCATGGCGATCTTCCGAACCGGTACTGCGAGTCTATGATGTAACCGGGATTTCTTTCAACGGAGAAAATGCTAACTATTATAAAGACATCTCAATAAATAATGATGCAGACAGCTGGCACATTAATGTTGGAGAACCTAACAGAGCTTTTTGTGTGGACTTAGGAAGAAAACTTGCAGACGGTCGTTTCGTAACACTATTGAGATCTAATATTGTTTGTACTCCCAGAGCCGGTTTATCGGATTGCCTGGATGAAGAATGGATGTGGATCGAAGGAATATATCGTTACATGGGTAAATGGCAATACGGACTCAGTTCTCCAACCATTGTTGAACAATTTGGTCCGGAAAAGGGAGTTATACCGCTGGGAATCAGTTCACCGGGATTCACAGAAAAACACAGTTAA
- a CDS encoding glycoside hydrolase family 57 protein yields the protein MPQGYLALVLHAHLPYVRHPEHEDFLEEKWLYEAITETYIPLISIFDRLIDDGVPFRLTFSISPPLLSMLIDPLLQERYEKHLNKLIELIEKEMGRTYGSPFHETAKMYRTRFYEARDIFCNRYNRNLVQAFKKFQDAGRLEVTTCAATHGFLPLMLHREAVQGQIKTAVDLHTKHFGRPPQGIWLPECGYTPGIDKILKENNIKFFFTDTHGIMYASHRPRFGVFAPIFCPSGVAAFGRDIESSKQVWSKDEGYPGDFNYREFYRDIGFDLDFEYIKPYIHPDGIRVHTGIKYYRITGKTHDKQPYDPWKADQMAAIHAGNFMFNRELQVKHLTTLMDRPPVIVAPYDAELYGHWWFEGPQWLNYLIRKIAYDQDTIKLITPSDYLKMFPCNQVATPCASTWGNKGYNEVWLNGSNDWIYRHLHIAAERMIELANTYPGAGENLRRALNQAARELVLAQSSDWAFIISTDTMVEYAVKRTKQHISNFLRLYDQIKGNRIDVGWLNHLEYQNNIFPDINYENYQSPNGTPTAVNA from the coding sequence ATGCCCCAAGGTTACCTGGCACTGGTATTACATGCACATTTACCTTATGTTCGACATCCGGAACATGAGGATTTCTTAGAGGAAAAATGGCTCTATGAGGCTATAACAGAAACTTATATACCACTTATTTCAATTTTTGACCGTCTCATTGATGACGGTGTACCGTTTCGACTGACATTTTCCATCTCACCGCCTCTGTTATCTATGTTAATAGATCCTTTACTTCAGGAAAGATATGAAAAACATCTTAACAAGTTAATAGAGCTGATTGAAAAAGAAATGGGCCGCACCTACGGCAGCCCCTTTCATGAAACCGCCAAAATGTACCGAACTCGTTTCTATGAAGCACGAGACATATTTTGCAACAGATACAACCGCAATTTAGTTCAAGCTTTTAAGAAATTTCAAGATGCAGGCCGCCTGGAAGTTACCACCTGCGCTGCAACTCACGGTTTTCTGCCGTTGATGCTTCACCGGGAAGCAGTACAGGGACAAATTAAAACGGCAGTTGACCTGCACACTAAACATTTTGGCAGACCGCCCCAAGGTATTTGGCTGCCTGAATGCGGCTATACCCCGGGAATAGATAAAATTCTAAAGGAAAATAACATTAAATTTTTCTTTACTGATACCCATGGAATAATGTATGCTTCACACCGGCCCCGCTTTGGTGTATTTGCACCGATTTTCTGCCCCTCCGGTGTGGCAGCTTTCGGCCGTGATATCGAATCCTCTAAACAGGTATGGAGTAAAGATGAAGGTTACCCGGGGGATTTCAATTACCGTGAATTTTATCGGGATATCGGCTTTGATTTGGATTTTGAATATATAAAACCCTATATTCATCCAGACGGAATTCGTGTTCATACTGGAATAAAATACTATCGGATAACCGGGAAAACCCATGATAAACAGCCATATGATCCTTGGAAAGCCGATCAAATGGCAGCCATTCACGCCGGAAATTTTATGTTTAACCGTGAACTTCAGGTAAAGCACTTAACTACCCTCATGGACAGGCCGCCGGTTATCGTAGCACCTTACGACGCCGAACTTTACGGTCACTGGTGGTTTGAGGGACCCCAGTGGTTAAATTATCTAATAAGAAAAATTGCTTATGATCAAGATACTATAAAATTAATCACACCAAGTGATTACCTAAAAATGTTTCCCTGTAATCAGGTAGCTACACCCTGTGCTTCGACCTGGGGTAATAAAGGTTATAATGAGGTATGGCTAAACGGATCGAATGATTGGATTTACCGCCATTTACACATTGCTGCTGAACGAATGATTGAATTAGCCAACACTTATCCGGGTGCAGGTGAAAATCTTCGCCGGGCCTTAAACCAGGCAGCCCGTGAACTGGTTTTAGCACAAAGCAGTGATTGGGCTTTTATTATCAGCACTGATACAATGGTGGAATACGCTGTCAAGAGAACTAAGCAGCATATAAGTAATTTCCTTCGCCTTTATGACCAAATCAAAGGTAACCGAATTGATGTAGGTTGGCTTAATCACCTTGAGTATCAAAATAACATCTTTCCGGATATTAATTATGAAAATTACCAATCTCCAAACGGCACTCCTACTGCAGTAAACGCTTAG
- a CDS encoding acetate uptake transporter family protein, which produces MSKGHDWANPAPAGLVALAMACFTFFALLTGRVDHSAIGLLGCWLIGGFVIQVIVGLIELKEGNSTGGNVFTYFSAFFMLVSGMEMLFKYFAGVYGWQIDARIDGWAWLPLAIALILWTPAYFKSPLSLLVAVLALDPAVLMISLMDMGVLAKTYSPIAGNLLFIAGIFGLYTASAIILNTAFGRTILPMGSPLVKQSTSAGISSAH; this is translated from the coding sequence ATGTCCAAAGGTCATGATTGGGCCAATCCGGCTCCGGCGGGTTTAGTAGCATTAGCTATGGCATGTTTTACTTTTTTCGCACTTTTAACAGGCCGCGTTGATCATTCTGCAATTGGATTATTAGGCTGCTGGCTAATAGGTGGTTTTGTTATTCAGGTAATCGTCGGTCTTATCGAATTAAAAGAAGGAAACTCCACCGGTGGTAACGTTTTTACCTACTTTTCTGCATTTTTTATGCTGGTATCAGGGATGGAAATGCTTTTTAAATACTTTGCCGGTGTATACGGATGGCAAATTGATGCCAGAATCGACGGTTGGGCCTGGCTGCCCCTGGCAATTGCTCTAATTCTCTGGACCCCGGCTTATTTCAAGTCTCCGTTGTCCTTACTTGTTGCAGTATTGGCATTGGACCCGGCTGTATTAATGATTTCCTTAATGGATATGGGAGTTTTAGCTAAAACTTATTCGCCTATAGCCGGAAATCTTCTTTTTATCGCAGGTATTTTTGGATTATACACTGCATCTGCAATTATTTTAAATACAGCTTTCGGAAGAACAATTCTCCCCATGGGCAGTCCCCTTGTTAAACAAAGCACTTCAGCAGGTATCAGCAGCGCGCACTAA